A stretch of the Ornithodoros turicata isolate Travis chromosome 4, ASM3712646v1, whole genome shotgun sequence genome encodes the following:
- the LOC135390509 gene encoding mucin-2-like produces MPLRYTVLLVAVLCIPLEGGAVKKTTPSKKPKKTKPPNPFKARKMKKEKVAANRVVEEQNRGIHQTGGIAQLRWCSEKCTFLIGHYYGGVSILEIVKHVSNVITMQWLPATFCDNSSCSSTLISCACYHHTISNYIVSNYEPTNYTSNYSPVNYAVPNYYPIKYKVSNYYTTNCTISNEYTTNYTISEYYTTKYNYFLANYHPSITPSPTYTPPAGPTPTTTTPTAPPPTYNPPTGPTSTTSTPITPPPTYTPPYGTTPTTPITPSPTYTPPAGPTPTTTTPTAPPPTYTPPTGPTSTTTTPITPSPTYTPPAGPTPTTTTPTAPSPTYTPPAEPTSSTTTPTAPPPTYTPPTGSTSTTTTPITPSPTYTPPAGPTPTTTTPTAPSPTYTPPAEPTSSTMIPITPPPTYTPPTGPTSTTSTPITPPPTYTPPYGTTPSTTTPITPSPTYTPPAGPTPTTTTPTAPPPTYTPPTGPTSTTATPITPSPTYTPPYGTTPSTTTPITPSPTYTPPAGPTPTTTTPTAPPPTYTPPTGPTSTTTTPITPSPTYTPPAGTTPTTTTPITPSPTYTPPAGPTPTTTTPTAPSPTYTPPAEPISTTTIPITPPPTYTPPTGPTSTTSTPITPPPTYTPPYGTTPSTTTPITPSPTYTPPAGPTPTTTTPTAPPPTYTPPTGPTSTTTTPITPPPTYTPPSGTTSTTTAPITPSPTYTPPAGPTPTTTTPTAPSPTYTPPAEPTSTTTIPITLPPTYTPPTGPTSTTTTPITPSPTYTPPAGTTPTTTTPITPSPTYTPPAGPTPTTTTPTVPSPTYTPPAEPTSSTTIPITPPPTYTPPTGPTSTTSTPITPPPTYTPPYGTTPSTTTPITPSPTYTPPAGPTPTTTTPTAPPPTYTPPTGPTSTTTTPITPPPTYTPPSGTTSTTTAPITPSPTYTPPAGPAPTTITPTAPSPTYTPPAEPTSTTTIPITLPPTYTPPTGPTSTTTTPITPSPTYTPPAGTTPTTTTPITPSPTYTPPAGPTPTTTTPTVPSPTYTPLAEPTSSTTIPITPPPTYTPPTAPTSTTTTPITPPPTYTPPYGTTSTTTAPITPSPTYTPPAGPTPTTTTPITPPPTHFPLKSAQDAY; encoded by the exons ATGCCTCTTCGTTACACCGTACTGCTCGTAGCAGTATTATGCATCCCATTGGAAGGAGGTGCAGTAAAAAAGACCACACCCAGCAAGAAACCCAAGAAGACAAAACCACCGAACCCATTTAAGGCACGCAAGATGAAGAAGGAGAAAGTGGCTG CCAACAGGGTTGTAGAGGAGCAGAACCGCGGAATACATCAGACCGGCGGCATTGCCCAG CTTCGATGGTGCAGCGAGAAGTGCACCTTCTTGATAGGACATTATTACGGCGGCGTCTCCATACTAGAAATTGTTAAACACGTGAGCAATGTGATCACCATGCA ATGGTTGCCTGCCACCTTCTGTGACAACTCCTCCTGCAGCTCCACCCTCATTTCCTGCGCTTGCTACCACCACACAATCTCCAACTACATTGTCTCCAACTACGAACCCACCAACTACACCTCCAACTACTCCCCCGTCAACTATGCTGTCCCCAACTACTACCCCATCAAATACAAGGTCTCCAACTACTACACCACCAACTGCACCATATCCAACGAGTACACCACCAACTACACCATCTCTGAATACTACACCACCAAGTACAACTACTTCCTCGCCAACTACCACCCGTCTA TTACACCATCTCCAACTTACACCCCTCCAGCTGGCCCAACTCCAACTACTACCACACCAACTGCACCACCTCCAACTTACAACCCTCCGACTGGCCCAACTTCAACTACTTCCACACCAATTACACCACCTCCAACTTATACCCCTCCATATGGCACAACTCCAACCACACCGATTACACCATCTCCAACTTACACCCCTCCAGCTGGCCCAACTCCAACAACTACCACACCAACTGCACCACCTCCAACTTACACCCCTCCGACTGGCCCAACTTCAACTACTACCACACCAATTACACCATCTCCAACTTACACCCCTCCAGCTGGCCCAACTCCAACTACTACCACACCAACTGCACCATCTCCAACTTACACCCCTCCAGCTGAACCAACTTCATCTACTACCACACCAACTGCGCCACCTCCAACTTACACCCCTCCAACTGGCTCAACTTCAACTACTACCACACCAATTACACCATCTCCAACTTACACCCCTCCAGCTGGCCCAACTCCAACTACTACCACACCAACTGCGCCATCTCCAACTTACACCCCTCCAGCTGAACCAACTTCATCTACTATGATACCAATTACACCACCTCCAACTTACACCCCTCCGACTGGCCCAACTTCGACTACTTCCACACCAATTACACCACCTCCAACTTATACCCCTCCATATGGCACAACTCCAAGTACTACCACACCGATTACACCATCTCCAACTTACACCCCTCCAGCTGGCCCAACTCCAACAACTACCACACCAACTGCACCACCTCCAACTTACACCCCTCCGACGGGCCCAACTTCAACTACTGCCACACCAATTACACCATCTCCAACTTACACCCCTCCATATGGCACAACTCCAAGTACTACCACACCGATTACACCATCTCCAACTTACACCCCTCCAGCTGGCCCAACTCCAACAACTACCACACCAACTGCACCACCTCCAACTTACACCCCTCCGACTGGCCCAACTTCAACTACTACCACACCAATTACACCATCTCCAACTTACACCCCTCCAGCTGGCACAACTCCAACTACTACCACACCAATTACACCATCTCCAACTTACACCCCTCCAGCTGGCCCAACTCCAACTACCACCACACCAACTGCACCATCTCCAACTTACACCCCTCCAGCTGAACCAATTTCAACTACTACGATACCAATTACACCACCTCCAACTTACACCCCTCCGACTGGCCCAACTTCGACTACTTCCACACCAATTACACCACCTCCAACTTATACCCCTCCATATGGCACAACTCCAAGTACTACCACACCGATTACACCATCTCCAACTTACACCCCTCCAGCTGGCCCAACTCCAACAACTACCACACCAACTGCACCACCTCCAACTTACACCCCTCCGACTGGCCCAACTTCAACTACTACCACACCAATTACACCACCTCCAACTTACACCCCTCCATCTGGCACAACTTCAACTACTACTGCACCAATTACACCATCCCCAACTTACACCCCTCCAGCTGGCCCAACTCCAACTACTACCACACCAACTGCACCATCTCCAACTTACACCCCTCCAGCTGAACCAACTTCAACTACTACCATACCAATTACACTACCTCCAACTTACACCCCTCCGACTGGCCCAACTTCAACTACTACCACACCAATTACACCATCTCCAACTTACACCCCTCCAGCTGGCACAACTCCAACTACTACCACACCAATTACACCATCTCCAACTTACACCCCTCCAGCTGGCCCAACTCCAACTACTACCACACCAACTGTACCATCTCCAACTTACACCCCTCCAGCTGAACCAACTTCATCTACTACGATACCAATTACACCACCTCCAACTTACACCCCTCCAACTGGCCCAACTTCGACTACTTCCACACCAATTACACCACCTCCAACTTATACCCCTCCATATGGCACAACTCCAAGTACTACCACACCGATTACACCATCTCCAACTTACACCCCTCCAGCTGGCCCAACTCCAACAACTACCACACCAACTGCACCACCTCCAACTTACACCCCTCCGACTGGCCCAACTTCAACTACTACCACACCAATTACACCACCTCCAACTTACACCCCTCCATCTGGCACAACTTCAACTACTACTGCACCAATTACACCATCCCCAACTTACACCCCTCCAGCTGGCCCAGCTCCAACTACTATCACACCAACTGCACCATCTCCAACTTACACCCCTCCAGCTGAACCAACTTCAACTACTACCATACCAATTACACTACCTCCAACTTACACCCCTCCGACTGGCCCAACTTCAACTACTACCACACCAATTACACCATCTCCAACTTACACCCCTCCAGCTGGCACAACTCCAACTACTACCACACCAATTACACCATCTCCAACTTACACCCCTCCAGCTGGCCCAACTCCAACTACTACCACACCAACTGTACCATCTCCAACTTACACCCCTCTAGCTGAACCAACTTCATCTACTACGATACCAATTACACCACCTCCAACTTACACCCCTCCGACTGCCCCAACTTCAACTACTACCACACCAATTACACCACCTCCAACTTACACCCCTCCATATGGCACAACTTCAACTACTACTGCACCAATTACACCATCCCCAACTTACACCCCTCCAGCTGGCCCAACTCCAACTACCACCACACCAATTACCCCACCTCCAACgcacttccccctgaagtcggcccaggacgcatactaa
- the LOC135393511 gene encoding mucin-2-like, translated as MALLFRYIVLLIAVLCVLIPLEADAAKKAKPSKKPKKPKKTKPPKPPKPTKASKMKKTKGADGCLPPPVTTPPPAPPSCPTFAITTQSPTNTPATTPSMTITPLTTPSPTTTPSSTPPPSTTPPTTPSPTTNPPTTLSPTTTPSMTTTSTTPSPTTTPPTTLSPTTTPSMTTRPPTTPSPTTTPPTTPSPTTTPPTTPSPTTPQSTTMCPTTTPATTPSMTTTPPTTPSPTTTPPTTLSPTTTPSMTTTPPTTPSPTTTPPTTPSPTTTPPTTPSPTTPQSTTMCPTTTPATTPSMTITLPTTPSPNTTPPCTPPPSTTPPTTLSPTTTPPTTLSPTTTPSMTTTPPTTSSATTPPPTTPSPTTIPPTTPSLTTTPATMPSPTTSPPTTPLPTTAPPTTPSPSTTPSTTPSPSTEACLTTTPVTTSATATTPAETTTPAAPTTPLQTTTTPPPGPCINITFSNLFNLGNCVGNALQFCAPNNNGIIAGVIRLLECLLRGLGNADPGDYFVSFGFLLEDILIIAYRVLDLPNPEQFRGRIVGVCKGSNPPGYCSGVPKNETCGRPLVIQLPETLNIGRCSNETLVACPKNQPAKKQDNANLFTLLGCILDNLGQQRLDKVVKGVLCELLRLVNYLVGNPSTGGDKEPGQGTPLQPATDVISQNNGALFGPLGDAKEQLDNALSDQCPEIKS; from the exons ATGGCACTGCTTTTTCGTTACATCGTACTCCTCATAGCAGTACTATGCGTTTTGATCCCGTTAGAAGCAGATGCAGCAAAAAAGGCCAAACCGAGCAAGAAGCCCAAGAAACCCAAGAAGACAAAGCCACCGAAACCACCAAAGCCAACCAAGGCATCCAAGATGAAGAAGACGAAAGGGGCTG ACGGTTGCCTGCCACCTCCGGTGACAACTCCTCCTCCTGCTCCACCCTCATGTCCCACGTTTGCTATCACTACGCAGTCTCCAACTAATACCCCAGCAACCACACCATCAATGACTATTACACCACTGACTACACCATCTCCAACTACTACACCATCGTCTACACCACCTCCAAGTACTACCCCACCAACTACACCATCTCCAACTACTAACCCACCAACTACACTGTCCCCAACTACCACACCATCAATGACTACTACATCAACTACACCATCTCCAACTACTACCCCACCAACTACACTGTccccaactactacaccatcAATGACTACTAGACCACCAACTACACCATCTCCAACTACTACACCACCAACTACACCATCTCCAACTACTACCCCACCGACTACGCCGTCTCCAACTACTCCCCAGTCAACCACAATGTGCCCAACTACTACCCCAGCAACCACACCATCAATGACTACTACACCACCAACTACACCATCTCCAACTACTACCCCACCAACTACACTGTccccaactactacaccatcAATGACTACTACACCACCAACTACACCATCTCCAACTACTACACCACCAACTACACCATCTCCAACTACTACCCCACCGACTACGCCGTCTCCAACTACTCCCCAGTCAACCACAATGTGCCCAACTACTACCCCAGCAACCACACCATCAATGACTATTACACTACCAACTACACCATCACCAAATACTACACCACCCTGTACTCCGCCTCCAAGTACTACCCCACCAACTACATTGTCTCCAACTACTACCCCACCGACTACACTGTCCCCGACTACTACACCATCAATGACTACTACACCACCAACTACATCATCTGCAACTACTCCACCACCAACCACACCATCTCCAACTACTATCCCACCGACTACGCCGTCTCTGACTACTACCCCAGCAACCATGCCATCTCCAACTACTTCCCCACCAACTACACCACTTCCAACTACTGCACCACCAACTACACCATCTCCGTCTACTACACCATCAACTACACCATCTCCCTCAACCGAGGCATGTCTTACAACCACTCCAGTCACGACTTCCGCCACTGCAACCACTCCAGCAGAGACAACAACTCCCGCTGCACCAACCACCCCTTTGCAGACAACTACAACACCACCTCCAG GTCCCTGCATCAACATCACATTCTCCAACCTTTTCAACCTGGGTAAT TGCGTTGGAAATGCCTTGCAGTTTTGTGCGCCGAATAAC AACGGGATAATAGCGGGAGTCATACGCCTGCTTGAG TGTTTGCTTAGGGGATTGGGGAACGCCGATCCTGGCGACTACTTCGTGTCCTTCGGATTCCTGTTGGAAGACATCCTCATAATAGCGTATCGCGTGCTGGACCTGCCTAATC CGGAACAGTTCCGTGGCCGGATAGTGGGCGTCTGCAAAGGGTCAAATCCACCAGGGTATTGTAGCGGTGTTCCGAAGAACGAGACGTGTGGACGTCCTCTCGTCATCCAGCTGCCTGAGACACTCAACATCGGAAGA TGCTCGAACGAGACCTTGGTTGCCTGTCCTAAAAATCAACCGGCTAAG AAACAGGACAACGCAAACCTCTTCACACTTCTTGGA TGCATCCTGGACAATTTGGGTCAGCAGAGGCTCGACAAAGTCGTCAAGGGCGTTCTGTGCGAATTACTCCGGCTAGTCAATTATCTTGTGGGCAATCCTTCCACTGGAGGTGACAAAGAGCCTGGACAAGGCACTCCCCTTCAGCCAGCAACAGATGTCATAAGCCAGAACAACGGCGCCCTATTCGGCCCACTTGGCGATGCAAAGGAACAACTAGACAACGCACTCAGTGACCAAT GCCCCGAAATCAAGTCATGA